The following is a genomic window from Candidatus Omnitrophota bacterium.
CATCACGTAATACAGGAAGGCGATGATCATGCATATGCCGATAGAGGACAGCGCCGCGCCGCGTTTCTTGATCTCCAGGGAAAACGGTATGCCCAGCAGGATTATTACTAGGCTGGTAAAGGGAAAGGAGGTCTTGTAAAATAAATCCACCTGAAGGTTCCTTATGACCGTCTTTGCCCCGCTTTTTGAGATCTTTCGTATGTAATTATTCAAACGGGCCATATTCATATGCTCCGGCCGCTGCCTTTGTTCTATAAAATCCTTGGGCGTCTCGTCAAGATACATCGCGATCTCCGCGTGGAATTCGGGGTTGCCCTTTACGATGCCGCGGCTGTCAAAATAGAATATGGTGCATTTGTAGAGGTTCCAGTATTTATCCTTCCATACGCCTTTATCCGCCAGGATCTTTGAAGTGATATTCTGGTTTTTATCCTGCTCAAGTATGGTCACGTTTTCAATGGTATTTGACTGCGTATCAAAGGACTTGATAAAAAACAGCCGGTTGCGCAGGCCGTAGATCGAAAGGTTATTTATCTCCGGCCGCGACCGCTTTTTATTCCTGTCCGCGCTTGAATACTCCATCTGCCTTTTTATCTGCTCGGTCGTTTCCCTGGCATTGGGCACGAGGCGTTCATTGGCCATGAACACAAAGGCGCTTATGACGCATCCGAAGAACACCGTTGAGCGGCAGATCTGCCAGAGGCTCAGGCCTGAGGCGCGCATAGCCACTATCTCGTGGCTGCGGTTGAGGCGGCCGAAGGTGTAGAGCACGGCAAGCAGGCAGGCGATGGGCGAGGTCTGGATAAATATCACCGGCAGGTATGAGGCGTAGTATTGCAGCAGGAGGGGCGGGTTCATGCCCTGTTTCAGTATCTCGTCCAGATGGCTGAGTATATCAATGGCTATATACAGGAGGAAGAACAGCGACTGTGTCCCTATAAACAGTGAGGCCGTTGATTTGAGGATGTAACGGTCTAATATACGCATGACTTATAGGTAAGCACGCCGCCTATGGCGCCCAGCAGCACATTAGGCGCCCACATAGCGATATTGGGGTTGAAATTGCTCTGCAGGCAGAGCGCCTCCGCTCCGATCACGAGAAGGTAGTAGGCGCCCACGATGAGGAAGGCGATGCCGAAATTCACGGACTTTTCCCGCCGCCTTGTGATTATCGCCAGCGGAGCGCCGATAAGCACAAAGACAAGGCAGGAGAACGCCATTGATAATTTTTTATTTATCTCCGTGATCAGGGGAAGGGGGTTGATGCCTTTTGTTTTCAACCTGCCGATCTCCTGCATCAGTTCTTTTATCGTCATATGCTTGGGCTTCTTCTCTACTTCCCCCGTGGCAGAGGCAAGGTTAAGCGTCATAAAATAGGTCTTGAAATTCAATTTGTAGAAGCTGTTGGGTTCGTTGGGGTCGGGTTCGTCGGATGTGCCGTC
Proteins encoded in this region:
- the lptG gene encoding LPS export ABC transporter permease LptG, with protein sequence MRILDRYILKSTASLFIGTQSLFFLLYIAIDILSHLDEILKQGMNPPLLLQYYASYLPVIFIQTSPIACLLAVLYTFGRLNRSHEIVAMRASGLSLWQICRSTVFFGCVISAFVFMANERLVPNARETTEQIKRQMEYSSADRNKKRSRPEINNLSIYGLRNRLFFIKSFDTQSNTIENVTILEQDKNQNITSKILADKGVWKDKYWNLYKCTIFYFDSRGIVKGNPEFHAEIAMYLDETPKDFIEQRQRPEHMNMARLNNYIRKISKSGAKTVIRNLQVDLFYKTSFPFTSLVIILLGIPFSLEIKKRGAALSSIGICMIIAFLYYVMDAVSIALGKSGLLPPLLAAWTTNIIFLYIALFKFQDTL